The following are from one region of the Hyla sarda isolate aHylSar1 chromosome 6, aHylSar1.hap1, whole genome shotgun sequence genome:
- the RASSF7 gene encoding ras association domain-containing protein 7 isoform X1, which translates to MELKVWVDGVQRVVCGVTEQTSCQDVVIALAQAIGQTGRYVLIQTLRDKERQLLPHERPLEFLAKSGQYANDVHFVLKRTGPSLAERPSSDSVPLPPERTFPRSSLPLNPRAHGTDVTRSKEPKKSLTFNLGPMSSNDILLKHRQKHQNGTVGKDTAHRQPTKDDIFKMVLQQQEQLKALEMQNSSIGKDIQTWERGRAGGPHEEEDEIAYLERLIRRNDAELAEEMFWLDELERERVDEQKRQEKMKQLRATMEDYTIKIKELTKRTEALEQEIKKESSKRLSGEPSPADFEEMVTKMRRELESKIVQSQELESNLSNVERACEEARRNLETRNEELEDLNKDLRQCNLQQFILQTGSTVTNGQGRLDDESFSDQSSQQWEVQHRSTGSADSLPRPAPNHLTGPPRNHLTGHPRNLQNPLLSTRNPEVLPSRDTSWT; encoded by the exons ATGGAGTTGAAAGTCTGGGTAGATGGGGTCCAAAGAGTTGTCTgcggggttacagagcagacgtCCTGCCAAGACGTGGTCATTGCCCTGGCCCAGGCCATAG GTCAAACAGGACGGTATGTGCTTATCCAGACTCTACGGGACAAAGAAAGGCAGCTTCTGCCTCATGAGAGACCTTTGGAGTTCTTGGCCAAAAGTGGACAATATGCCAATGATGTCCATTTTGTATTAAAACGCACAGGACCCAGCTTAGCTGAACGCCCCTCTTCAGACAGTGTTCCTCTTCCTCCAGAAAGAACTTTTCCCAGGTCCAGCCTGCCTCTTAATCCTCGGGCACATGGTACAGACGTTACAAGGTCAAAAGAGCCTAAAAAGTCTTTGACTTTTAATCTGGGACCTATGAGTTCAAATGACATTTTGCTTAAGCACAGACAGAAGCATCAAAATGGCACAGTTGGTAAGGACACTGCCCATCGACAACCTACCAAAGACGATATATTCAAGATGGTACTTCAACAACAAGAGCAACTCAAAGCACTGGAGATGCAGAACAGTTCTATAGGCAAAGACATTCAGACATGGGAAAGGGGCAGAGCTGGCGGACCACATGAGGAGGAAGATGAGATCGCTTACTTGGAGCGACTCATTCGCCGAAATGATGCTGAGCTGGCTGAGGAGATGTTTTGGTTAGATGAGCTGGAAAGGGAAAGGGTGGATGAGCAAAAAAGACAAGAGAAAATGAAACAACTAAGAGCTACAATGGAGGATTACACTATTAAAATTAAAGAATTAACCAAAAGGACTGAGGCCTTAGAGCAGGAAATAAAGAAGGAGTCCTCAAAAAGACTTTCAGGCGAACCCAGCCCAGCAGATTTTGAAGAAATGGTGACAAAAATGAGAAGAGAATTGGAATCCAAGATTGTACAGAGCCAAGAACTGGAAAGTAATCTGTCTAATGTGGAAAGAGCCTGTGAGGAGGCCAGAAGGAACCTAGAG ACAAGAAATGAAGAGCTTGAGGATCTTAACAAGGACCTTAGACAGTGCAACCTTCAGCAATTCATCCTTCAGACCGGCTCCACAGTCACAAATGGCCAAGGACGACTAGACGATGAGTCTTTTTCTGATCAAAGTAGCCAACAATGGGAAGTCCAGCACAGAAGTACAG gatccGCAGATTCTCTTCCACGACCTGCCCCCAATCATCTCACAGGTCCTCCCCGAAATCATCTCACAGGTCATCCACGTAATTTGCAGAATCCTCTTCTCTCTACCCGGAACCCTGAGG TTCTACCGTCACGGGACACTTCATGGACTTGA
- the RASSF7 gene encoding ras association domain-containing protein 7 isoform X2, with product MELKVWVDGVQRVVCGVTEQTSCQDVVIALAQAIGQTGRYVLIQTLRDKERQLLPHERPLEFLAKSGQYANDVHFVLKRTGPSLAERPSSDSVPLPPERTFPRSSLPLNPRAHGTDVTRSKEPKKSLTFNLGPMSSNDILLKHRQKHQNGTVGKDTAHRQPTKDDIFKMVLQQQEQLKALEMQNSSIGKDIQTWERGRAGGPHEEEDEIAYLERLIRRNDAELAEEMFWLDELERERVDEQKRQEKMKQLRATMEDYTIKIKELTKRTEALEQEIKKESSKRLSGEPSPADFEEMVTKMRRELESKIVQSQELESNLSNVERACEEARRNLETRNEELEDLNKDLRQCNLQQFILQTGSTVTNGQGRLDDESFSDQSSQQWEVQHRSTGSADSLPRPAPNHLTGPPRNHLTGHPRNLQNPLLSTRNPEGVYV from the exons ATGGAGTTGAAAGTCTGGGTAGATGGGGTCCAAAGAGTTGTCTgcggggttacagagcagacgtCCTGCCAAGACGTGGTCATTGCCCTGGCCCAGGCCATAG GTCAAACAGGACGGTATGTGCTTATCCAGACTCTACGGGACAAAGAAAGGCAGCTTCTGCCTCATGAGAGACCTTTGGAGTTCTTGGCCAAAAGTGGACAATATGCCAATGATGTCCATTTTGTATTAAAACGCACAGGACCCAGCTTAGCTGAACGCCCCTCTTCAGACAGTGTTCCTCTTCCTCCAGAAAGAACTTTTCCCAGGTCCAGCCTGCCTCTTAATCCTCGGGCACATGGTACAGACGTTACAAGGTCAAAAGAGCCTAAAAAGTCTTTGACTTTTAATCTGGGACCTATGAGTTCAAATGACATTTTGCTTAAGCACAGACAGAAGCATCAAAATGGCACAGTTGGTAAGGACACTGCCCATCGACAACCTACCAAAGACGATATATTCAAGATGGTACTTCAACAACAAGAGCAACTCAAAGCACTGGAGATGCAGAACAGTTCTATAGGCAAAGACATTCAGACATGGGAAAGGGGCAGAGCTGGCGGACCACATGAGGAGGAAGATGAGATCGCTTACTTGGAGCGACTCATTCGCCGAAATGATGCTGAGCTGGCTGAGGAGATGTTTTGGTTAGATGAGCTGGAAAGGGAAAGGGTGGATGAGCAAAAAAGACAAGAGAAAATGAAACAACTAAGAGCTACAATGGAGGATTACACTATTAAAATTAAAGAATTAACCAAAAGGACTGAGGCCTTAGAGCAGGAAATAAAGAAGGAGTCCTCAAAAAGACTTTCAGGCGAACCCAGCCCAGCAGATTTTGAAGAAATGGTGACAAAAATGAGAAGAGAATTGGAATCCAAGATTGTACAGAGCCAAGAACTGGAAAGTAATCTGTCTAATGTGGAAAGAGCCTGTGAGGAGGCCAGAAGGAACCTAGAG ACAAGAAATGAAGAGCTTGAGGATCTTAACAAGGACCTTAGACAGTGCAACCTTCAGCAATTCATCCTTCAGACCGGCTCCACAGTCACAAATGGCCAAGGACGACTAGACGATGAGTCTTTTTCTGATCAAAGTAGCCAACAATGGGAAGTCCAGCACAGAAGTACAG gatccGCAGATTCTCTTCCACGACCTGCCCCCAATCATCTCACAGGTCCTCCCCGAAATCATCTCACAGGTCATCCACGTAATTTGCAGAATCCTCTTCTCTCTACCCGGAACCCTGAGGGTGTGTATGTGTGA